DNA sequence from the Gammaproteobacteria bacterium genome:
CCGAAGGTGAACTCCTGTGGGTCCATCTCATGGCAGGCGTAGCAGTTGCCGCCGGGCGCTTCCTTACTGTGGTCGTCGACCCGATGGCCGATCCGGAAGCCATAACCGGAGCGCGCCACTTCGTTGCCCTTCTTCCAGTCACCGAGCTTGATGCCATCCTCCGGATAGACGATGGACGCTTGGGCCAGCCCGATCACCTTCGCCTGGGTCTCGCTGTCCAGAGGCGCATCCTTGGACGCCGAACAGATCTTCTGGATCTCGTCCTGGATCATGCGATCCCGCGAGACCCCGCCCTCCTGGGTCTTGGCGTCCAGCACGAAGCCGTTGGCGTCGAAGATGAGGTAGTCGGCCAGCTGTTCGGGCGTCATCGCCGTGTAGTCGGCACCCTTGGCCGGGTCGGTCTCGGCTATGGCACCGCCGCCGATGATGGAGACGAAGGGTACGAGCACGGCCAGCGCCGCCGCGTGTGTCTTCAGGTTTGCCATTGTAGATTCTCCTCTGGTGGGTACGGCTTGCGGCCGGCGCTCAGCGCTTCATATCGGGCAGGATGGCCGGCTGGCCACGGGCTGCATCCGTCCAGAACGAAATCACCGCAATCGATGCGTCAGAACCCGCGATGACCTGTGCCTGGCGCATCTGCCAATAGCAACCGCGCAGACGGTGCTGGCTGCTGCGCACCTCCTGATGGCCCACCCGGTAGGCCGGCCAGGAGACTGCCTTGGTCCATTCCTCCGGTATCTTCAGGTTCGGCAACACCGAGGCCCGGATGCGCTTGCCGGTCTGGCCGTGACAGGTGTTGCAGCTGAAATCCATGACCCCGGCTCGACGGTAGAACATGACCTCACCGGCGTCACGCATCGCCTTTTCCAGCGGATGATCCAGCGGCGGGTTCCACGCATAACCGCTCGACTTGCCGCCGATATAGGTCTGCAGCTTCATCATGTCGGAAGAAGAGCCGTGCAGCTTGGTGACCGCGGGGTCATCGGCGGGGAAGCCCTGCAGGGTCGTCATGCAGTAGATCAGGCGGTTCTGCAGGTCCATGACCTTACCGGTGTCTTCGAAATAGCGCGGCATCTCTGCGTAGGCACCGTCCAGTACACCGGGGCCCTTGCCGAAGTCACATCCCTCCAGTGACACGTTTTTCGGGCCACGGCGCTCGTGAAACAGCGCCTCGCCTTCCTCCGCGACCCAAAGGGCCGGGTTGTCCGGCATCATCATCAGGTTCTGCTCGCTCTGGGTGAGATAGGCATCATCGGGGTTCTTGCTGATGATGCCGTTCAGGACATCCTCGGGTGGCTCGTACGAATCGTAGGATTCTGCAGCCGCCGCGCCCACCAGGGCCAGCGTTGCAGACAGCACCCACGTGATCTTTTTACGCATGGCTGTTCTCCTCATCTCCTGATCGACTGGTCGTCGATTAGTGTAATGATGCGGCACGACCGACGGCACCGGGCCGCGTGTGGTATATCTAGCGTAGTGAGCGCTTTTACTTGCGTCAATCGAAGACCGGTTGCGGAAGAATGTTGGTCCGAGGCGCACAAAACCCCAGAAATAAAAACCGCCGTAACCGCGCCGGGGCCGCCTGACCTGGCAGCACACCGGGCCTCTTCTCAGCTGCGCCCGCCAGCAGCGCTGGCATCCCCGATTCGGCGTCGTCTCAGCGGCAAAAAACCGTCACCTTGCAGTGTGCGCCGTGTAGCACGCCTCCTGGCGAAGGTGTTTCACAGGAACGGCCATTAACGACCGGATTTCGGGCAGATAAATCCGGTTCCAGCCATCTCACGGCCATATGCCCGATCGATAGCGGGTGGCAATTGGTGCCTTTCATTCGCCGCCGGCGACCGGCGCATCTGCCAGCCGCTGTGCAGATGCCGACGCGAGGGGGTGTTAGCATCACCCGAAGCGGCCCGCGAATCCGCGGCGCCGGCATCATCCACCCGTGAGGAGCTATCATGAATACGCCCCGATTTTCCGCTATCGGCGTGCACTCGCTGCTGGGCCTGCTGCTGTTGGGCAGCGTCATCACCGGCCTGTCGCCGCCAACGGCCCGGGCCGCGGAGGTGGCCAAGGTCGTCTACCATGCCGATTTCGCCGACCCACGTCGCTTCAGCGCGATGCTGACCAGCATCAACAATATGGTCACCGTCTACCAGAACGAGCTGATCGACTACGATGTACGCATCGTGTTCGTCGCCCACGGCATCCGTTTCGTCACCGACAACAAGCTCAGCGGTACGCCGTTCGAGGAAGACGCGGCGATGGCCGAGCGTCGCGCCAATAACGCCGGTCGTCTGAAGGCACTGCGCAGCGTGCAGGGGGTGAAACTCGAGCTGTGCAACATCACCCGCAGCGAGATCGGACTCGCCGAAGACCAGCTGTACGAAGGCGTGACGCTGGTACCCTCGGGGGTGGTAGAGATCGCCCAACTGCAGAACGATGGCTTTGCGTATATCAAGATCGAGTGACCTGTCCGGGAGCGCCCGCCAGCGGCCGTGAAGGCCTCTGCGCGGGCGTCGCTGATCGACGCCAGCCGCTGGCTGCTGACCTGACAGCGCGATATCGAGTTGAACCCGGTGCGCGCAGGCATGGTAAATCGAGCGGGGCAGCATCGCTGGTCGAGTTACCGCCACAATGCGTCGGTGGGGGTGGAAGGTCACTGGCCGGGCGGTTTGATCAGTCAGGTACTGGGTCTCCTCGAAAACCGAATAGGCCATGCCGTGGAAGCCCAGGGCGGTGTGATCGGCGGGGACCGCGTCATTGGTCATCGTCGAAGCCAAGAGGTCGGCGTCCACGGGCCAGGTGGCCGGAGGGGAGGCCGAAGCCTATATCACCCTCGACAGATTCGTGCAGGCGATACGCCGGTTGTATTGCGACATGTAACAGTCGGGTACGGATGACGTCGCCAACGCCAGAATTGTGGAAGTCATCGAGCTGTTGAGCTGGTCTGACGCACTGTTTCGGACGATCCTCCTGCCCGGCTCACCCGCTGAATTTGCGCCGGCCAACCTATAGACGACCAACGCCCTGCCGATACGGGAAAGGCTGAACCAGGCACACTCGTACACTGTGACCCAGGTGGGAGAGCATCCGTGGACGACGACTTGAAGGGAAAATCGACGCAGGCTGCCGCAGATACCGGCAAGCCGGGCGGGATGGCCAAGAACCTGCTGATGTTGGGTGGCGGCGTCGTGGTTGCGGCGATTGTCGGCTTCGTCATGTCGTCCGGCCCGGAGCAGTCGGCACCGGCCGCACCCCAGCCCGCGACGACGACCGAAGCCGACACGGGACCGACCCACTCCGATCACGCCAAACGCCTCGCCGAGATCGAGAACACGGCGGCACGCCTGGCGGCTGCCTCGGCGGTACGTGCCCGCGCCGCCGCCGAAGCCGAGGCCGAGCGTATCCGCATCGAGAACGAACGCCTGGAACAGCAGGCCGCCGAGGAACGTGAACGCGCCGCCGCAGCCGAGGCCGAACGCCTGCGGCAGCGCGAGCAGGAGCTCGCCCAGGCCCAGCACGCCGAACAGGCACGGCTGGCGGCCGAGCGCGAAGCCGCCAGAAAGGCCGCAGAGGCCCGTATCGCCGCCGAGACGCGTGCCGCCGAGGAGGCCGAGCGCCGCCGTGTCGAAGCCGAGCGTCAGGCCGCACAACGTGCCGAACAGGCACGCCTGGCGGCCGAGGCGGAAGCGCAGAAGGCGCGCGAGGCCGAACAGGCCCGACGCCTGGCAGCCGAAGCGGAGGCACCGCAGGTACGCGACGAGGCGGCAACCGTCCGCGCAGCCGAACAGGCGGTACGGAGAAAGTTCGGCTCCACGATGCCTGCAGAAACACCGCCGGTCGCACAGGCCAACACCGCCCCGGAAGACGCAGCGACTCCGGGCGAGGCAAAATTCAGTGCCGACCCCTGCCAGGGGCCCACCGCGAAGTACCTGTCGACCTGCCGCTAATGTTCCTTGTCATACAGCGGCGTAACACATGTGCTCACGCGGGTACGAAGGACTTGGCGTGCGCGTTACAATAAAAATGGCGTTGTCCGAGGATCAAGGTACCCCTCTCTCGTTTTATCATTTCTCGCCAGCCCTCTGATCTTGCTCCGATTCCACAGGTAGCCGCGGCCGGCACCGGGTACAGGGTTCATTCCGCCTCATGCCGGCCGGCGGACACGCGATCATCAGCGGGCAATACGATCTCGAAACGGGTCACGCCGTCCGCAGAGGTGACCGATATGCGGCCCTGATGTGCTGCGACGATGGACTTGGTGATGGCCAGGCCGAGGCCTGCACTGCCGCTGCCGTTGCCGCCGCGGGTGCGGGAGGGGTCGGCGCGATAGAAACGGTCGAAGAGATGGGGCAGGTGGTTCGGAGGGATCTCCGGACCGGGGTTTTCCACCGCCACCGCGATGCCGCCGTCGTCCCGCACGGCGATGGACGCCAGGATGGTCCGGCCGCGCCCCGTGTAACGCAGCGCGTTCGACAGCAGGTTGCCGAGGGCCCGGCGTAGCATGAGCCGGTCCCCGGTGACCGTGCCGGCGCCGCGCACCGTCAGTGTGACCCCCGATTCCTCGGCCAACGGCTCATAGAATTCGCTGAGCTGGCGGAGTTCGGTCGCCAGATCGACCGTGTCGTGCTGGGGCACGATGAGCCCGCGGTCCGCCTGTGCCAGAAAGAGCATGTCCGCGGTCATCCGGGCGAGGCGCTCGTATTCCTCGAGGTTCGAGCTGAGGATCTCCCGGTATTCGTCCGCCGAACGCGCCTTCGACAGCGCGACCTGGGTCTGGGTCATGAGGTTGCCGATGGGCGCGCGCAGCTCGTGCGCCAGATCGGAGGAGAAGTCCGACAGGCGCTGGAAGGCCTCCGCGAGACGGGCCAGCATGTCGTTGAACGATACGGCCAGGTCCGTCAGCTCTGCGGGGACCGTGTCGAGTTGCAGACGATCATCGAGTTGGCGGGCGGAGATGCCCTTGGCGACGAGGGCGATGCGCCGCACCGGTGCCAGGCCCACATGGGCGGCAAACCAGCCCAGCAGCGCCGAAACGGCGATGCCGAAGATGAACAGTGCCCAGAGGGATTCCTCGAAGGTCTGGATGAATTCGTGCCGGTGCCGTATGTCGAGGGCGATCGCGACGGTGAAGCGCGACCGCCCCGCAAGACCGGTCGGCACCACAGCCGCGATGCCCCAATAGATGTGGCCGGCGTGTTCCCAGGTGACGGGATTGGACGGTCGGGACATGGCGGCATAGTGCCTGTCCGTCAGGCTCGGCGGGAAGTAGGCATCCGGTGTGGCGTACAGCGGCCGACCCGCCTGATCCAGGACCGCGACCGACAGGGCGGGGTGCCCGATCAGCGCGGCGTCGAGCTGCTGCGGGAGCGCGTCGAGATCGGCGGCCGAGTGGACCTGGGCGAGGGCGTGGCGGGTCAGTTCGAGTTTACCCCGCAGTTCGCCGAGGTCCATTTCTTCGAAATGCCGTTCGGCGACGAGGCCGGTCAGGGCGCCGACCGCCACCAGCACCGTGGTGGACGCCAGGGCGAACAGCAGGGTCAGACGCAGCGTGATCGAACGGCGCCACGCCATCATGTGGATGCCGGGACTTCGAGGATATACCCCATGCCACGGATCGTATGGATCAGCTTGGGTGTGAAGGCGTCATCGACCTTCGCGCGCAGGCGCCGAATGGCAACCTCGATGACGTTGGTGTCGCTGTCGAAATTCATATCCCAGACCTGCGAGGCGATCAGGGAGCGCGGCAGCACCTCGCCCTGGCGGCGCAGCAGCAGTTCCAGCAGCGCGAATTCCTTGGCGGTGAGATCGATACGTGTTCCACCGCGAGAGGCGCGCCGCGTGAGCAGGTCCAGTTCCAGATCGGCCGCGCTGAGGACACTCGGCTCGGTATAGCGGCCACGGCGCAGCAGGGTGCGCACGCGGGCCAACAGTTCGGCGAACGAAAAGGGTTTGACGAGGTAGTCGTCCGCCCCCAGCTCGAGCCCCTTCACCCGGTCCCCGACCTGATCGCGCGCGGTCAGAAAGATGACCGGTGTCTCCTGGCCCGCACGGCGCAGGGATTGCAGCACCTGCCAGCCGTCTATGCCGGGAAGCATGACGTCGAGAATGATCAGGTCGTAGGGCTCCGTCAGCCCCAGTTGCACACCGTCCAGACCGTCCCGCACGAGGTCCACGACGAAGCCGGCCTCGCTGAGGCCCTGCTTCAGGTAGTCGCCGGTCTTCTGCTCGTCTTCGACGATAAGGATTTTCACGGGATCTCCTGTGGGCTGAGGGGGTTGGCCGCACACCAGCCGTGACGCAGGTGTCACACGCAGGCCCAGCTGCGGTATTGTTGGCGCCCTGCACCCCATCCGGCAAGCCTGCAGCGACATTACAAAAGTGTAATGTCGACGTCACCCTGCCAACAGGGAGCGGCTGTTATCGTGACGGCACAATGAGCGGGATGCGGCGTGCGGGCCCGGTCCTGGCTCCGCCACCGGATCGGGTGTACTGGACGAGGGTTCACTGTCATGCATGTTTTGGTCCGAGTCGCCGTGGTGATGCTGTGCCTGCATGCGCCCGGGGCCCGCGGCGCCGAGGCGGCCACCCTGCCGCTGGGCGAGGCCGAGCGCCTTGCGCTGGCCCGTGATGTCAGCGCGCCGGCACGGACCGCCCAGGCCGAGGCGCTGCGCGAGCAGTCCGTCGCGGCGGCGCAATTGCCCGATCCGAAGCTCAAGCTCGGTGCGATGAGCCTGCCGACCGACACCTTCAGCCGCAGCCAGGAGGCGATGACGCAGCTGCAGATCGGTGTGGTGCAGAACTTCCCTCCCGGCCGTACGCTGGCGCTGCGCGGCGACCGCGGCACGGCCATGGCCGCGGCCGCCGACGCCATGGCCGATGCGGAACGGCTGCGCGTCCTGCGCGATACGCGCATTGCCTGGCTCGAGGTGCAGTATCAGATCGAGGCGGAGCGCATCCTGGTGCAGAGCCGGGGGCTGTTTACGGACCTCGTCGAGGTCACGCGCGCACAGTATGCCTCCGGACGCCGCAATCAGCAGGACGTGCTGCGCGCCCAACTGGAGCTGGCGCTGCTCGGCGACCGGCTGTTGCAGGTGCGCACCCGGCAGGACGAGGCGCGGGCGGGGCTGGGGCGCCTGATCGGTCCGGCCGAGGCGCGACGTCCACTCACCGCCGGGCGGCCGCAGCTGCCGGTGCCGCCGGACTACGCCACCCTGGCGCAGGGATTGCCCCGGCATCCGCTGATCGCCGTGGAGGATCGACGCGTAACTGCGAGCCAGCTCGACGTGGGCCTCGCGCGCCAGCGCTACAAGCCCGCCTGGTCGCTGGATGTCACCTACGGCGACAGCGCCGGTACCAATCCCGATGGCAGCGACCGGCCCGATTATCTGTCCGCCATGGTCCTGCTGGACGTGCCGCTGTTTGCGGACAAACGCCAGGACCGCCTGCTCGCCGCCAGTCAGAAGGAGGTGCAGGCGGCCAGCCTCACGCGCGCGGACCGGCTCTATGAGCTGCAGCGGATGCTGGAGGCCGAGCATGCCCGCTGGCGGCTTTTGAACGAACGCCGGCAGCACTATGAGGAACGGCTCATCACGGAGGCCGGACAGAACGCGCTCGCCGCGCTGCGCGCCTACGAGACTGCCGTGACCGATTTCAGCACCGTCATGCGCGCGCGCATCACCGAGCTGGACCTGCGCCTGGATGCACTGCGCGTGGCCGTCGACGCCGCCCAGGTGCAGGCACGGCTCCTCTACCTGGCGGGAGAAGGCGCATGAAGGCAGGGTATTGGGTCACGGGTCTCGTGCTGATCGCGCTCGGTTTCGCGGCCGGCTATCTGGTTCAGCAGCGCACGGGCGGCGACGCCGCGACGGCTGCCGGACCGGCTGATGCGGGGCAGGCGATCCTCTACTGGGTCGCGCCCATGGACCCGAGCTATCGCCGCGACCAGCCCGGCAAGTCGCCCATGGGTATGGACCTGGTGCCGGTATACGCCGACGCGGCGGCGGGTGCCGACGACGCGGTGCGCATCGACCCGGTGGTGGTGCAGAACCTGGGTGTGCGCACCGCCGCGGTCGAGCACGGCCCGTTGCGGCGCCGCATCGACACCGTCGGCTACGTGTCCTACGACGAGCGTCGCATCAGCCATGTGCATCTGCGCACCGATGGCTGGATCGATCGGCTCTATGTGAAATCCGTTGGCGAGCGGGTGACGGCGGGCGAGGTGTTGTTCGAGGTGTACTCGCGCGATCTGGTCAATGCCCAGGAGGAATTTCTGCAGGCCCTGCGCCAGGGCAATGCGTCTCTGGTCGGTGCCTCGCGCGAGCGTCTCAGATCGCTGGGGGTGGCGCCAGAGCAGATCGGCGCGCTCGAGCGCACCCGCAAGGTGGCGCAACGGGTGCGCATCCATGCCACCCAGGACGGGGTCGTCGCCCGCCTGAGCGTGCGTGAGGGTATGTATGTCACGCCCACGACCGAGGTGCTGGCGCTCGCCGATCTGGCCAGCGTCTGGCTGCTCGTCGACGTGTTCGAGCGCCAGGCCGATTGGGTGCAGGTCGGCATGCCGGCCGAGGTGCGGCTGTCCTATCTGCCCGGCGAAACCCTGGAGGGCGTGGCCGAGTTCATCTACCCCTCGATCGACCCGAAGACCCGCACCCTGCGGGTGCGTCTGCGCTT
Encoded proteins:
- the soxX gene encoding sulfur oxidation c-type cytochrome SoxX — encoded protein: MANLKTHAAALAVLVPFVSIIGGGAIAETDPAKGADYTAMTPEQLADYLIFDANGFVLDAKTQEGGVSRDRMIQDEIQKICSASKDAPLDSETQAKVIGLAQASIVYPEDGIKLGDWKKGNEVARSGYGFRIGHRVDDHSKEAPGGNCYACHEMDPQEFTFGTVGLSLKNYGKLRGTSEQILKYTYDMIYNAHAYFPCTRMPRFGSNGVLTQEQIRDVMAYLLDPESPVNQ
- the soxA gene encoding sulfur oxidation c-type cytochrome SoxA, encoding MRKKITWVLSATLALVGAAAAESYDSYEPPEDVLNGIISKNPDDAYLTQSEQNLMMMPDNPALWVAEEGEALFHERRGPKNVSLEGCDFGKGPGVLDGAYAEMPRYFEDTGKVMDLQNRLIYCMTTLQGFPADDPAVTKLHGSSSDMMKLQTYIGGKSSGYAWNPPLDHPLEKAMRDAGEVMFYRRAGVMDFSCNTCHGQTGKRIRASVLPNLKIPEEWTKAVSWPAYRVGHQEVRSSQHRLRGCYWQMRQAQVIAGSDASIAVISFWTDAARGQPAILPDMKR
- a CDS encoding DsrE family protein, which encodes MNTPRFSAIGVHSLLGLLLLGSVITGLSPPTARAAEVAKVVYHADFADPRRFSAMLTSINNMVTVYQNELIDYDVRIVFVAHGIRFVTDNKLSGTPFEEDAAMAERRANNAGRLKALRSVQGVKLELCNITRSEIGLAEDQLYEGVTLVPSGVVEIAQLQNDGFAYIKIE
- a CDS encoding heavy metal sensor histidine kinase → MAWRRSITLRLTLLFALASTTVLVAVGALTGLVAERHFEEMDLGELRGKLELTRHALAQVHSAADLDALPQQLDAALIGHPALSVAVLDQAGRPLYATPDAYFPPSLTDRHYAAMSRPSNPVTWEHAGHIYWGIAAVVPTGLAGRSRFTVAIALDIRHRHEFIQTFEESLWALFIFGIAVSALLGWFAAHVGLAPVRRIALVAKGISARQLDDRLQLDTVPAELTDLAVSFNDMLARLAEAFQRLSDFSSDLAHELRAPIGNLMTQTQVALSKARSADEYREILSSNLEEYERLARMTADMLFLAQADRGLIVPQHDTVDLATELRQLSEFYEPLAEESGVTLTVRGAGTVTGDRLMLRRALGNLLSNALRYTGRGRTILASIAVRDDGGIAVAVENPGPEIPPNHLPHLFDRFYRADPSRTRGGNGSGSAGLGLAITKSIVAAHQGRISVTSADGVTRFEIVLPADDRVSAGRHEAE
- a CDS encoding heavy metal response regulator transcription factor, which translates into the protein MKILIVEDEQKTGDYLKQGLSEAGFVVDLVRDGLDGVQLGLTEPYDLIILDVMLPGIDGWQVLQSLRRAGQETPVIFLTARDQVGDRVKGLELGADDYLVKPFSFAELLARVRTLLRRGRYTEPSVLSAADLELDLLTRRASRGGTRIDLTAKEFALLELLLRRQGEVLPRSLIASQVWDMNFDSDTNVIEVAIRRLRAKVDDAFTPKLIHTIRGMGYILEVPAST
- a CDS encoding TolC family protein encodes the protein MHVLVRVAVVMLCLHAPGARGAEAATLPLGEAERLALARDVSAPARTAQAEALREQSVAAAQLPDPKLKLGAMSLPTDTFSRSQEAMTQLQIGVVQNFPPGRTLALRGDRGTAMAAAADAMADAERLRVLRDTRIAWLEVQYQIEAERILVQSRGLFTDLVEVTRAQYASGRRNQQDVLRAQLELALLGDRLLQVRTRQDEARAGLGRLIGPAEARRPLTAGRPQLPVPPDYATLAQGLPRHPLIAVEDRRVTASQLDVGLARQRYKPAWSLDVTYGDSAGTNPDGSDRPDYLSAMVLLDVPLFADKRQDRLLAASQKEVQAASLTRADRLYELQRMLEAEHARWRLLNERRQHYEERLITEAGQNALAALRAYETAVTDFSTVMRARITELDLRLDALRVAVDAAQVQARLLYLAGEGA
- a CDS encoding efflux RND transporter periplasmic adaptor subunit; amino-acid sequence: MKAGYWVTGLVLIALGFAAGYLVQQRTGGDAATAAGPADAGQAILYWVAPMDPSYRRDQPGKSPMGMDLVPVYADAAAGADDAVRIDPVVVQNLGVRTAAVEHGPLRRRIDTVGYVSYDERRISHVHLRTDGWIDRLYVKSVGERVTAGEVLFEVYSRDLVNAQEEFLQALRQGNASLVGASRERLRSLGVAPEQIGALERTRKVAQRVRIHATQDGVVARLSVREGMYVTPTTEVLALADLASVWLLVDVFERQADWVQVGMPAEVRLSYLPGETLEGVAEFIYPSIDPKTRTLRVRLRFDNPDERLKPDMYAAVRIYAGPKTDVLSIPREALIRTGDSERVILALGEGRFRAAHVVSGIESGDRVEIREGLAAGDRIVVSGQFLIDSEASLKGSLMRMGAEPPAGEAGGSDAGTDRPIVGSGTVEAVDPEARQVTLTHAPIAVLGWPAMTMPFELAAGVATGDLRVGEHIRFTLTHTPDGTGYEITSIERAD